The genomic window TCGGCCAGCAGCTGGCGGTAGACGTCTTCCGCCGCCATGTGCCGCTGCTTGCTGGTGCGGAACAGGTCCAGCACCTTCAGGCGCGGCAGGGTGGCCTTGAGCCCGGTCTGCTTCAGGTCGGGAGCGGCGGCGTGCTCGTCCATGCGCGTGCGTCCGGTCGATGTTCGTCGGCGTGGGAAAAAAATGCATGGCTGGCCGGTGAACCGATGGCTAGCAAAAAACGACCCTTGGAGACCGTTGAGTCTCGGAGTCGCCCCACGATGAAACTGAAACTACTTGGTCAGGATGAGCTTGCCCAGCTTGGTGGCCTGCAGCCTGTACACGAATCCGTTGTGCGAGATCTCGACCACCTTCTGGCCGCGCAGCAGCGCCGCGCTGTCGAGGCTGGCCGTCGAGAGCGCCGCGGCTTCGCGAGCGACTTCGTCGGCGAGCACCGGCGCGTGCACGAAGGCCTCGGCCGCCAGGGCGACGGGCTGCGGCGTCGCGGCGCGGCGTACGCGCAGGGTCGGACGGTGGCTCGTCAGTCCCGACGGGGACGGTTGGCTTCCTTGAGAGAGGAGAGCTTGCATGGTGGCGGTGGTCGCTTCGCAATGAAGCTGGTTGGTGACTTGGCTCGACTATAGCACTGAATGAGAGTGATTCGCATTAATGAAAGATGAATTTTCAGTCGATGGATGAAAAGAGCGCATTGAGATCGCCGACCGACGGCATGCGTTCGTCCATCGCATCGAAGCGACCCTGCGCGAAGGCCTCGCTCGCGAGCTGGCCCACCAGGCCCAGCGCCGCCTGCAGCGGACCGCAGCCGAGGCTGATGCGGCGCGCGCCGGCCTGGGCGAGGGTCTCGGCCGTGGGCGCGCCCGCATAGCCCGCGTACACGTTCACCGGCAGGGCGAGCGCGCGCGACAGGCGCGCGATCTCCTCGGGGCTCGACAGGCCGGGCACGAAGATGCCGTCCGCGCCCGCCGCCGCGCAGAGCGTGGCGCGGCGCAGCGTTTCCTCGAAGCGCGCCGCCGGGTCGTCCCAGGGGACGATGTGGGTGTCGGTGCGCGCATTGATGAAGAAGCGCCCATCGAGCGCGCGGATCGCCGCGATGCGCTCGCACAGCACCTCGGGCGGCGCCAGCTCGCGCGTGCCCGGCCGCGTGCCGTCTTCGATGTTGATGCCGGCCACGCCCAGGTCGATGAGCGCGGCCGCCACGTCGCGCACCGCCTGCGTGCTGTCGCCATAGCCGCGTTCGAGGTCCACGCTCATCGGCACGCGCGACACGCGGCGGATGCGCGCGCAGGCCGCGACCAGCTCATCGGCGGGCATTCGTTCGCCGTCCGCATAGCCGAGCGACCACGCGATGCCCGCGCTGGTGGTGGCGATGGCGCTCGCGCCCGCGCGCTCGATGACGCGGGCGCTGGCGGCGTCCCAGGCGTTGACGAGGATCAGGGGGGCGGGGCCCGAATGCAGGCGGTGGAAAAGGTCGCTTTGGGATGACATGGGCTATGGCGGTTGGGACGAAGGTGGCCAAAGCTTAGGAAAGGCGCGACGCAGCGGCTTGGAAAAAACTGCGGTCGCGACCCTTGAAAGTGCTGCCGGCAAGAGCGTGTCTCGTCCGAAGAAAGCCGCCATTTGCCGGGTCAATAACAACAGATGCCGCCCGAAGTTTCCCGATTTCATCTTTATTCGGATTTCAGGAACCAAGATCTCCAACGTGGCTGTTCTGACCAGGGAAGGCTGCACTGTTTTCTCTTTGCAACGGCCCGCGCTCAAGACTGACGAAAAGCTGAACTAACAGTTATGAACCATTGCGGTGCAATTCATAATTGTGTCAAAACGTTCTAACCGTCAACAAGGCATCGAGACATCCCCATGAACATCGCCTTCAGAAGCCTCTGGAATGCAGCCACTGGTAGCTGGGTCGCCGTACCGGAAACGACCCGGTCCTGCGGCAAGCGCAGCGTATCGACCACCGTTGCGGGCGCGGCGCTTGCCCTGTTCGCGACGAGCTTCTTCCCCGCCCAGGCGGCATGCACGACCGCTGGCAGCAACGTGACCTGCAGCGGGGCGGCCAACCCGCTCGCGCCGAACTTCGCCAATGGCTCCAATAACCTGAACGTCACGGTGAACCCGAGCGGCAGCGTGGGCGTGCTCCTGGGCGTGGGCGGCAATGCGATGACGCTCACGGGCTCCAACGACACGCTGACCAACAACGGCCGGATCGATCCGACCCTCCTGGGCACGGGCCTGGGCGTGTTGTCGTCGGGCGTGGTCATGGGCAACGCGACGGCCAGCACGCAGACGGTGACCAACAACGGCATCCTCGGCGGGACCCGGGGGCTGTCGTTGGGGCTGACCGGCATGGCGCTGGCGATTCAGAACGGGGCTGGAGGCACATCGAACATCACCAACACGGGCACCTTGTCCACGTCCCCCATCATCGGGGCTACCTTGAGCGCTCCCGACGCAGGCGTGATGGTGGGCTACGGCGGTGGACAGGTGAACGTGGACAATTCCGGCACCATCACCGGGCGCGTCGGATTGGGCTCCTCGGCCGGGGGCAATACCTTCACCAATTCGGGCATCGTGAATGGCAGCGTCTCCCTCGGCGCCAACAGCACCAACCAGTTCGTGGCGACGACCGACTCGTCGGTCAACGCGGCGGGGGGCGTGGCTCCGGCGGTCAATCTCGGCATCGGCGCCGTCACGGTCAATTTCGCCGCCGCGGGCATGGTCGACGGCGGCTCGGGCGGCAACAACACGCTGCGCCTGCGGCAGGGCACGTCGCTCACGGGCACCATCGCCAACGGCAGCTTTCTCAATTTCAACAAGCTCGATGTCGAAAGCGGCACCTGGACGTTGAACGGCGCCTCGGGCGTGAGCCAGGCGACGCTGGGATCGGGGGCGACCGCCGTGGTCGACAACGCGCTGTCGCTGGGCAAGGGCACGGTCACTTCGAACGGCGGGGCGCTGGAAACCGCGGTACCCGGTCTCTCGCTCGCCAACGACGTCGTTCTGGGCACCGGCGGGCTGATCTTCACGGGCGCGAACGGCGTGCAACTCTCGGGCGCGATCTCGGGTGGCGGGGACCTCACGCAAGCCAGCGGCGCCACGCTGGTGCTCAGCGGCAACAACGTCTACACGGGCGACTCGGTCGTGCTCAATGGCGTGCTGCAGGTCGCCAGCGACGCCAATCTCGGCTTGGGCAGGCTCGTGCTCGATGGCGGTACGCTCGCATCGACCGGCGATCTGACGAGCGCGCGCAGCGTGGTGGTCAGGGCCAACACGGGGAGCATCACGAGCACGGGCTCCGCCATCGCTCTGACCGGCGCCATCGACGGTGGCGGGGCGCTGAGCATTCAGGCGAACGGTGGCGCGATCTCGCTCACGAACAACGCCAACGACTTCCGCGGCTTCGTCAACCTCGCGGGTGGCGCCACGCAGATCAATGCCGCCAATTCCCTGACGCTGGGCAACATCGCGACCGGTGCGCTGACGGCCGTGAGCGGCGGCACGCTGTCGCTCGGGCAAGGCAGTGCCGCATCGATCGATTCCACCAGCGCAAGCGGTGCCGTCGTCCAGGGCGGGGCGATCAGCGTCGTCGGCGCGACCACCGTCTCCGCTTCGGGGGGCGCTGGCGCCATCACGCTCAACAACGCGGGCAACGACTTCGGCGGCGTGGTGCATCTGACCGGGGGGTCGACGGAGATTGCCGACGCGAACGCATTGACGCTGGGCAACCTCGCAACCGGCGACCTCACCGCAACCAGCAACGGGGCGCTCTCGCTCGGCCAGGGAAGCGCAGCCTCGATCAATGCCACGAGCAACAACGGCGCCATCGTTCAGTCCGGTCCGCTGGCGGTCGCCGGCACCACCACGCTGAATGCAGGCACGGGCACCATCACGCTGACGGAAGCGACGAACAGCTTCGGCGGCGCATTGGGCATCGCCGGCGGCAACACCGCGATCGCCGCGGCCTCCGACCTGACGCTGGGCGACGGCTCGGTCGGCGGCACGCTGGCTCTCACGAGCGGCGGCGCGATCACCCAGACCGGTTCGCTGTCGGTCGTCGGCACCAGCAGCTTCGGCGCCACGGGCGCCATCGCGCTGACCGATGCGAACAACGATTTCGGCGCCGCGGTCAGCCTCCAGGGCAGCAGCATCGCCATCCGCGACCGCAACGACCTCACCGTGTCTTCGCTGACCAACGGCACCAATGGCAGCGTCTCGGTGATCGCCGGCGGCCAGCTCGTGCTGCCGAGCCAGGCCATCGATGCCGGCACCGGCAACGTGGTCCTCGCCGCGGAAGGCGGGCAACTGGGCATCAGCAACGCCGTGCGCGGCGCCAACGTCACGCTGGGCGGTCGCGACGGCATTGCATTGGCCGCCGATGTCGAGACGGCCGGCACCTTGAGCCTGAACAGCAGCCAGGGCATCGCGCAGTCCAGCGGCACGATCACCGCGGGCACGCTGACCGGCAGTGCCGCGGGCGCGGTCACGCTGTCCAACGAGGCCAACCAGATCGGCACCCTCGGCGACTTCAGCGCGCAGGGCCTGACCGTGAAAAGCGGTCTCCAGCTGAACGTCACCGGCAAGGTGGACGGCGGTGCCGGCACCTACCTGATGGGAAGCAACCTCTCGATCTCCGGCACGGTGAGCGCGACCGACACGGTGTTGTTCTCGACCGGCGCGATCGGGCAGACGAGTTCTGGCGCGATCGTCGCCGACACCCTGAGCGGCACCGCCGTGGGCGTCGTCAACCTGACCGGCGCCAACATGGTCGCGACCCTCGGCGATTTCGACGCCGGCAGCGTTCCCGGTACCGGCGATTTCAGCTTCGCCAATGGACGGGCACTGAGCATCACCGGCAAGGTCGCCGCCGACAATCTCTCGTTCGACGTGAGCAACGGCGCGGTGGTGACGGGCTCGCTGACGACGAGGGTCCCGGGCGGCACGACCACGATTGCCTCGGGCACCCGGCTGCAGATCGGCGCCGGCGGCACGGCGGGCAGCATCTCGGGCGACGTGGTTGCCAACGGCGAGCTGGCCTTCGATCGTTCCGACACCGTGAGCTTCGGCGGCAGCATCGGCGGGTCCGGCAGCCTGACGCAGGCGGGCAGCGGCAGCCTCGATCTCACCGGTGCCAGCACCTATGCGGGCGGCACGACGGTGGCCGTGGGCACGTTGAGCGTGAACAACAAGAGCGGCAGCGCGACCGGCACGGGTGACGTGCAGGTGCAGGCCGGTGCGACGCTCGCGGGCACCGGCAGCATCGCGGGCGCCGTCACGGTCGACAAGGGCGGCGTGCTGTCGGCGGGCAACGGCGGCGCCGGCACGCTCACCCTGGGCAGCCTCAGCCTGAATGCGGGCTCGGTGCTGAACTACGAGCTCGGCCAGGCCGGCGTGGCCGGTGGCTCGCTCAACGACCTGATCGACGTCAACGGCAACCTGCAGCTCGACGGCACGCTCAACGTGAGCGAGACCGCCGGCGGCAAGTTCGGCGCGGGCCTGTACCGCCTCATCAACTACACGGGCACGCTGACCGACAACGGCCTGGACATCGGCACCGCACCGACGGACGCGAAGAACCTCCAGATACAGACCGCGGTGGCGAACCAGGTCAACCTGGTCAACAGCGAAGGCGTGACGCTCACGCTGTGGGACGGCAGCGACCCTGCGAACTTCAACGACGGCAAGGTCGCGGGCGGCAGCGGCACCTGGCGCGCGGGCGGCTCGACCGCGAGCTGGACCGGCATCGACGGCCAGCTCAATGGCGGCTGGCAGCAGGATGGCGTCGCCATCTTCAGCGGGCAGGCCGGTACCGTCACGGTGGACAACAAGGGCGCGGGCGGTGCGGTGCGCATCGGCGGCGCGCAGTTCGCGGTCGACGGCTACACCATCAACGGCGACCCGCTCACGATCAGCGCACCCCAGACGGTGGTGCGCGTGGGCGACGGCACGGCCGCCAGCGCGGGCATGACCGCGACCATCAACGCGGCCATCGGCGGCGCGGGCGGGCTGGTCAAGGACGACGGCGGCACGCTGGTACTGGGCGGCAACAACAGCTACGCGGGCGGCACCACGGTCAAGGGCGGCATCCTGCAGATCTCGGCCGACAACAACCTCGGCGCGGCGGGCACGGGCCTCTCGCTCGATGGCGGCACGCTGCGCATTGCCACGGGTTCCGGGTCGCTCTTCGTTCCGCGGACGGTGGCGTTGGGCACGGGCGGCGGCACCCTCGATGTCGGCAACAGCAACTTCGCGGTGGGCGGTCCCATCAGCGGCAAGGGGCAACTCACCGTCACGGGCAAGGGCGGCGGCTTCAGCCTGGTGGCGGCCAACAGCTACAGCGGCGGCACGGTGCTGCAGGACGCGGTGACCGTCTCCACGGTTGCCAGCGGCGTGTTCGGCAGCGGCGCCGTGCAGCAACAGGGCAACGGTTCCTTCGTGTTCCTGCTGGGCTCGGCCAGCGCCGGCAGCAACAGCTACAGCGTCGGGCGCGCGGCCACGGGCGACATCAACAACCGGCTCGCGTTCGGGCAGACCGCGACGGGCGGCAGCGCGAACATCACGGTCAACGGTTCGGGCTGGCAGTCGCCGGCCGGCAATGCACTGCAGTTCGGCGACAACGCGACCGCCGGCTCGGCCACGATCAACAACCTGGGAGGCTCGGTCTACTTCCTGCAAAGCGGCAGTGCCGGTGGCGCGACGATCGCCAATGGCAACAACAGCCTCTTGAGCTTCATTGGCTCGGCCACGGCCGCCAACGCGAAGATCAGCAACGCGAAGGGCAGCCTGGTCTACTTCGCCGACAGCAGTTCGGGCGCGGGTGCCACGATCGGCAACACCGCGGGCGGCGTGGTCGACGTGTCGGGCTCGACCGCCAAGACCGGTGTCGAACTCGGTTCGCTCTCGGGCGCGGGCGGTGTCGTTCTCGGCGCCACGCGGCTCACCGTGGGCGGGCTGAACACCAGCGATGCCATCTCGGGCGCCGTCAGCGACAAGGGCAGCGTGTTCACGCAACCGGGCTCGGGCACGGGCGGCTCGATCGTCAAGGTGGGCAGCGGCACGCTCGCGCTGAGCGGCGCCAACAGCTACACCGGCGGTACCACGGTGGCGGCCGGCACGCTCAGCGTGAACAACGCGATAGGCAGCGCGACCGGCACGGGCGCGGTGCAGGTGCAGTCGGGCGCGACGCTCGCGGGCAGCGGCAGCATCGCGGGCGCGGTCACGGTGGCCAATGGCGGCGCACTGTCGGCAGGCAACGCGGGCGTGGCCGGAGGTGCAGGCACGCTGACCGTGGGCAGTCTCGACCTGGGCGCGGGCTCGGTGCTGAACTACCAACTCGGCCAGGCCGGCGTGGCCGGCGGCTCGCTCAACGACCTCATCAACGTCAACGGCAACCTGCAGCTCGACGGCACGCTCAACGTGAGCGAGACCGCCGGCGGCAAGTTCGGAGCGGGCCTGTACCGCCTCATCAACTACACGGGGACGCTGACCGACAACGGCCTGGACATCGGCAGCGCGCCCACGGGCAAGCTCGCCGTGCAGACCTCGGTCGCGAACCAGGTCAACCTGCTCAACAGCGATGGCCTGGTGCTCAACCTCTGGGACGGCGGCAACAGCGCCAACTTCAACGACGGCAAGATCGCCGGCGGCTCGGGTACCTGGCGCGCGGGCGTGCCCGGCGACAACTGGACCGACGCCAACGGCCTGGCCAACGGCACCTGGGTGCAGGACGGCTTCGCGATCTTCAGCGGCCAGGCCGGCACCGTCACGGTCGACAACAAGGGCGGGTTCGGGCCGGTGCGCCTGGGCGGCGCGCAGTTCGCGGTCGACGGCTACACCATCAACGGCGACCCGCTCACCATCAGCGCCCCCCAGACGGTGGTGCGCGTGGGTGACGGCACCGGCGCCAGCGCGGGCATGACCGCGACCATCGCCGCTTCGATCGGCGGCGCGGGCGGGCTGGTCAAGGACGATGGCGGCACGCTGGTGCTCACCGGCAGCAACAGCTACACGGGCGGCACCACCATCAAGGGCGGCATCCTGCAGATCTCGGCCGACAACAACCTCGGTGCCTTCGGCACGGGGCTCGCGATCGACGGCGGCACCTTGCGCATCGCGGCCGGCTCTGCGCCGTCTTTCGCTTCGCGCGCGCTCGTGCTGGGCGCGGGCGGCGGCACCATCGATCTGGGCAACAGCCTCTTCGGCCTCGGCGGTCCTATCAGCGGCAACGGCCTGCTCACCGTCACGGGCAAGGGTGGCAACCTCGGCCTGGTGGCGGCCAACAGCTACAGCGGCGGCACCGTGGTGCAGGGCGGCGCGAGCATCGGCGTCGGCGCGAGCGGGGCCTTCGGCAGCGGCGCGGTGCAGCAGCAGGGCAGCGACACGTGGGTGTACTTCTACAACTCGGCCAGCGCCAGCGCCGCCGGCAACAGCTACACCATCGCGCGCGCCGGCACGGCCGACAGCAACAACCGCCTGAGCTTCAGCGCGAACTCGACCGCTGGCAACGCGACCATCACGGTCAATGGCACGGACTGGAAGTCGCCAGTGGCGAACTACCTGCTGTTCGGCGAGAACACGAGCGCCGGCACGGCCACCATCTTCAACCAGGGCGGCTCGGTCTACTTCCAGCAGGCCTCGACCGCGGCCAGCGCAACCATCGCCAATGGCGCCAACAGCGCCCTGAGCTTCCTGGGCACGTCCAGCGTCGGCAGCGCGAAGATCAGCAACGCGAAGGGCGGTCTCGTCTACTTCGCCGAAAGTGCCTCGGGCGCGGGTGGGTCGATCTCCAACGCCGCGGGCGGCGTGGTCGACGTGTCGGGCTCGATCGCCAAGACCGGTGTCGAACTGGGCTCGCTCTCGGGCGCCGGTGGCGTGGTGCTCGGCGCCACGCGGCTCACGCTCGGCGGCCTCGGCACCAGCGATGCCCTCTCCGGCACGGTCAGCGACAAGGGTGGTGCCTTCGGGGTACCCGGCCCGGGCGTAGGCGGCTCCATCGTCAAGGTGGGCGCGGGCACGCTCACGCTGAGCGGCGCGAACACCTACACCGGCGGTACCACTGTCGCGGCGGGCACGCTCGCCGTGAACAACGCCAGCGGCAGCGCGACCGGCACGGGCGCGGTACAGATCCAGGGCGGCTCGACGCTCGCGGGCAGCGGCAGCATCGCGGGCGCGGTGAGCATCGCCAAGGGCGGCGTGCTGTCGGCAGGCAACGGCGGTCCCGGCACGCTGACGGTGGGCGGCCTGAGCCTCGCCGACGGCGCGGTGCTCAACTACCAGCTCGGCCAGGCCAACACCGTGGGCGGTCCGCTCAACGACCTTGTCAACGTCAACGGCGACCTGCGCCTGGACGGCACGCTCAACGTCGCGCAGTCCACGGGCGGCAGCTTCGGCGCGGGCCTGTACCGGCTCATCAGCT from Variovorax paradoxus includes these protein-coding regions:
- a CDS encoding hemin uptake protein HemP translates to MAAEAFVHAPVLADEVAREAAALSTASLDSAALLRGQKVVEISHNGFVYRLQATKLGKLILTK
- a CDS encoding isocitrate lyase/phosphoenolpyruvate mutase family protein, whose translation is MSSQSDLFHRLHSGPAPLILVNAWDAASARVIERAGASAIATTSAGIAWSLGYADGERMPADELVAACARIRRVSRVPMSVDLERGYGDSTQAVRDVAAALIDLGVAGINIEDGTRPGTRELAPPEVLCERIAAIRALDGRFFINARTDTHIVPWDDPAARFEETLRRATLCAAAGADGIFVPGLSSPEEIARLSRALALPVNVYAGYAGAPTAETLAQAGARRISLGCGPLQAALGLVGQLASEAFAQGRFDAMDERMPSVGDLNALFSSID
- a CDS encoding autotransporter-associated beta strand repeat-containing protein, whose protein sequence is MNIAFRSLWNAATGSWVAVPETTRSCGKRSVSTTVAGAALALFATSFFPAQAACTTAGSNVTCSGAANPLAPNFANGSNNLNVTVNPSGSVGVLLGVGGNAMTLTGSNDTLTNNGRIDPTLLGTGLGVLSSGVVMGNATASTQTVTNNGILGGTRGLSLGLTGMALAIQNGAGGTSNITNTGTLSTSPIIGATLSAPDAGVMVGYGGGQVNVDNSGTITGRVGLGSSAGGNTFTNSGIVNGSVSLGANSTNQFVATTDSSVNAAGGVAPAVNLGIGAVTVNFAAAGMVDGGSGGNNTLRLRQGTSLTGTIANGSFLNFNKLDVESGTWTLNGASGVSQATLGSGATAVVDNALSLGKGTVTSNGGALETAVPGLSLANDVVLGTGGLIFTGANGVQLSGAISGGGDLTQASGATLVLSGNNVYTGDSVVLNGVLQVASDANLGLGRLVLDGGTLASTGDLTSARSVVVRANTGSITSTGSAIALTGAIDGGGALSIQANGGAISLTNNANDFRGFVNLAGGATQINAANSLTLGNIATGALTAVSGGTLSLGQGSAASIDSTSASGAVVQGGAISVVGATTVSASGGAGAITLNNAGNDFGGVVHLTGGSTEIADANALTLGNLATGDLTATSNGALSLGQGSAASINATSNNGAIVQSGPLAVAGTTTLNAGTGTITLTEATNSFGGALGIAGGNTAIAAASDLTLGDGSVGGTLALTSGGAITQTGSLSVVGTSSFGATGAIALTDANNDFGAAVSLQGSSIAIRDRNDLTVSSLTNGTNGSVSVIAGGQLVLPSQAIDAGTGNVVLAAEGGQLGISNAVRGANVTLGGRDGIALAADVETAGTLSLNSSQGIAQSSGTITAGTLTGSAAGAVTLSNEANQIGTLGDFSAQGLTVKSGLQLNVTGKVDGGAGTYLMGSNLSISGTVSATDTVLFSTGAIGQTSSGAIVADTLSGTAVGVVNLTGANMVATLGDFDAGSVPGTGDFSFANGRALSITGKVAADNLSFDVSNGAVVTGSLTTRVPGGTTTIASGTRLQIGAGGTAGSISGDVVANGELAFDRSDTVSFGGSIGGSGSLTQAGSGSLDLTGASTYAGGTTVAVGTLSVNNKSGSATGTGDVQVQAGATLAGTGSIAGAVTVDKGGVLSAGNGGAGTLTLGSLSLNAGSVLNYELGQAGVAGGSLNDLIDVNGNLQLDGTLNVSETAGGKFGAGLYRLINYTGTLTDNGLDIGTAPTDAKNLQIQTAVANQVNLVNSEGVTLTLWDGSDPANFNDGKVAGGSGTWRAGGSTASWTGIDGQLNGGWQQDGVAIFSGQAGTVTVDNKGAGGAVRIGGAQFAVDGYTINGDPLTISAPQTVVRVGDGTAASAGMTATINAAIGGAGGLVKDDGGTLVLGGNNSYAGGTTVKGGILQISADNNLGAAGTGLSLDGGTLRIATGSGSLFVPRTVALGTGGGTLDVGNSNFAVGGPISGKGQLTVTGKGGGFSLVAANSYSGGTVLQDAVTVSTVASGVFGSGAVQQQGNGSFVFLLGSASAGSNSYSVGRAATGDINNRLAFGQTATGGSANITVNGSGWQSPAGNALQFGDNATAGSATINNLGGSVYFLQSGSAGGATIANGNNSLLSFIGSATAANAKISNAKGSLVYFADSSSGAGATIGNTAGGVVDVSGSTAKTGVELGSLSGAGGVVLGATRLTVGGLNTSDAISGAVSDKGSVFTQPGSGTGGSIVKVGSGTLALSGANSYTGGTTVAAGTLSVNNAIGSATGTGAVQVQSGATLAGSGSIAGAVTVANGGALSAGNAGVAGGAGTLTVGSLDLGAGSVLNYQLGQAGVAGGSLNDLINVNGNLQLDGTLNVSETAGGKFGAGLYRLINYTGTLTDNGLDIGSAPTGKLAVQTSVANQVNLLNSDGLVLNLWDGGNSANFNDGKIAGGSGTWRAGVPGDNWTDANGLANGTWVQDGFAIFSGQAGTVTVDNKGGFGPVRLGGAQFAVDGYTINGDPLTISAPQTVVRVGDGTGASAGMTATIAASIGGAGGLVKDDGGTLVLTGSNSYTGGTTIKGGILQISADNNLGAFGTGLAIDGGTLRIAAGSAPSFASRALVLGAGGGTIDLGNSLFGLGGPISGNGLLTVTGKGGNLGLVAANSYSGGTVVQGGASIGVGASGAFGSGAVQQQGSDTWVYFYNSASASAAGNSYTIARAGTADSNNRLSFSANSTAGNATITVNGTDWKSPVANYLLFGENTSAGTATIFNQGGSVYFQQASTAASATIANGANSALSFLGTSSVGSAKISNAKGGLVYFAESASGAGGSISNAAGGVVDVSGSIAKTGVELGSLSGAGGVVLGATRLTLGGLGTSDALSGTVSDKGGAFGVPGPGVGGSIVKVGAGTLTLSGANTYTGGTTVAAGTLAVNNASGSATGTGAVQIQGGSTLAGSGSIAGAVSIAKGGVLSAGNGGPGTLTVGGLSLADGAVLNYQLGQANTVGGPLNDLVNVNGDLRLDGTLNVAQSTGGSFGAGLYRLISYTGGLIDAGLDIGTAPGAKTDLQVQTSVSKQVNLVNRAGLSLNFWDGGDPSKYNDGQIAGGSGTWRVGVPGDGWTGADGKINAAWVQDQFAVFSGSASIVSVDGGNGTVRIAGAQFATDGYRVQGDALQLGNAATTVRVGDGTAASAGMTATIASSLTGTGGLVKEDLGTLVLEGANSYSGGTTVKGGILQIASDANLGAASGGLALEGTTLHVTGDTASTRAVSLGAGSNTFDIDLSRTVALNGAVSGAGGLRKTGAGTLQLGAANGYAGGTEVAAGSLQALVTGALGTGPVSVAGNASLAFTDKADAGKLAITLAQRGSAPTDNGGFLAFSDSSSAGSATITANKDATVEFRDTSSAGNAVIENRGGITTLWFNANAGKAQITNFDGGQINLLDDASAGQARFVNESGGLIDLFDRVSADQATVVNNAGARLRIGNLTNAGVGIGSLEGAGSVLLGAKALTTGGLNTSTTVSGTISGAGGSLVKVGSGTLELSGANTYTGGTTIAAGTLAVNNASGSATGTGGVQVQSGATLAGNGSVAGAVSIAKGGILSAGNGGVGTLTLGGLNLAEGAVLNYDLGQANTVGGALNDRVQVNGNLQLDGTLNVAQSKGGVFGAGIYRLIDYTGSLTDNGLDIGSAPIAAKDLQVQTSVAKQVNLVNRTGLSLNFWDGGDNTKYNDGKIAGGTGTWRVGVPGDGWTGADGKINAAWAQDQFAVFSGTGGTVTVSNAGGTVRINGAQFAADGYVLQGDAIELGASGTVVRVGDGSGTDTTRSASVNVALTGAGGLVKDDVGRLILGGTNTYTGGTTVKAGVLQGNTASLQGGIVNDAEVVFDQAKTGSYAGAMSGTGKLRKIGAGTLTLNSVNSYAGGTFVDAGTLATDVTGALGSGAASVASGGTLQLGGGFDAGTTAIGNQGTVRFQDKASAGTSTITNAAGGVLAFADDATADKATVLNQAGAQVRIDQSTTGVSFGSLSGAGEFVLGAKALTLGASGDSTTLSGTISGNGGSVVKVGAGTLTLTGANTYTGGTTVGAGTLSVNNKSGSATGTGAVQVQAGATLAGSGSIAGAVTIDKGGILAAGNSPGTLTLGALTLAGGSTLNYELGQAGVPGGALNDLINVTGNLQLDGTLNVAQSAGGSFGPGLYRLMSYGGSFTDNGLDIGTVPGSAKAADLQVQTSVANQVNLVNRAGLSLNFWDGGDSTKYNDGQIAGGSGTWRVGNPQPSMDAWADMDGKLNGNWAQNQFAVFGGKAGTVTVDAAGGAVRIAGAQFATDGYVVQGDGIVVDNANSVIRVGDGTAAGATMTATLNVALSGTGGISKEDAGRLILGGTNTYTGGTTVKGGVLQGSATSLQGNIVNNAEVAFDQGKTAGTYAGVMSGTGKLRKIGTGILTLSSANSYSGGTLVDAGTLTTDTTGAFGSGPASIASGATLQFGGKADAGKLAIANAGTLRLQDTASAAGATVINAAGGQVRIDLTTTGTSIGSLGGAGDVVLGAKALTTGALGMDNTISGAITGTTGSLVKVGAGTLTLSGTSSYSGETRIAAGTLKAGATNAFSAASSAVVASGATLDLGGFSQKMAGLTNAGTVSLLGTVPGTTLTLTGPYVGNNGVLRLGAKLDNPGIADRLVLDGASASASGKTTVQVTNLGGLGARTSGAGIELISAKNGATTTAQTSKDAFVLSGGRVDAGAYEYRLYAGDAGGEGENWYLRTEAEPGASLPTYRAEASLFAALPNQLRQSNLGMLASLSQRIGDDDVRGSGGASSSIDGGNRRAWGRLISTDMDIRQGGTVSPHAEGRVSGLQAGTDLWANANWRAGIYVGQLEGDTRVSGFSSGLLNGAAGRNDLRSQYLGLYGTFTSDDGFYADTVLQAGRHRYTVQPQLSAGVTGKGNSFLASIEVGKAFALGTGGWSVEPQLQLIHQRLRLDDVAIPGALVQQDADSSWTARAGVRIKGSFATGAGTLQPYARLNVYRSSKGNDIARFVNPAAITPVGAPIGGTSTELAAGFTLALSQRTSLYGELGKQWASGGVARVGSSVNAGVGVRVKW